The Actinomyces faecalis genome includes the window GCGGCGGGTTCGCCGTGCGTGACTCCGGCTCTCTCAACGGTACCTACGTCAACCGTCAGCGCGTGGAGGAGGCAGAGCTTCGGGCAGGAGACGAGGTCCAGATCGGCAAGTACCGGATGAGCTACCACCCGGGTCCTAGCCGGCCTGCTGCCCAGTGAGCCCCGCTGTCCGCAAGGCGGCCACCTCGTCACAGGCTGCCGGTGCCCAGACATCCTCGGACGTCCTGACCTGGCCCCAGGGGATCTCCCACGAGCCCTCCATGAAGATCGGCGAGGTCGTTGACCAGCTGCGCGCCAGCTTTCCGGCTCTGTCGATCTCCAAGGTCCGCTACCTGGAGAGCGAGGGCCTCATCCACCCGCACCGGGTAGGCAACGGCTACCGCCAGTACTCCAAGGCGGACGTCGAGAGGCTTCGGTTCACGCTGGCCGCGCAGAGGGACGAGTACCTGCCCCTGTCAGTCATCCGGGAACGTCTGGAGCAGCTTGACCGCCAGCCTGCCTCCGGCGGACGCATCGCACGCGTCGTCGCCTCCCACGGCCGCCTGGTGGACGAGGACGGCCCCCTCGACCTGACCGAGCTCATGCGCCGCAGCGGTGCCAGCGAGGAGCAGGTGGACGAGCTCATCGCCATCGGTGTCATCACGGCCGACGCCCGGGGAACCTTCAGGCCGACGGCGGTACGTGCCGCCGAGCTCGCGATGCGGATACACCGGCTCGGCCTGCCGCTGCGGAACCTGCGGGCGATCCGCACAGCGGCTGAGCGGGAGGCGGACCTGATCGACCACGTGGTCCAGCACCAGCGCCCACGGTCAGCCCAGGCCGCCGAGCAGACTGCCACCACGCTCGCCGCCTCCGTGGCCGGCCTGCACGAGGAGCTGCTGCGCCGGACGGTGGAGTCGCTGGGCTGAGCGTGGCGGTGGCACAGGCCTGACAGCGCCGTTCTCCAGACACGGACGCCAAGGCTCCGTAGCCTAGGACGCGTGCACGACATGCGTCTGGTCGCCATTCGATCGACCTCCCCGGACGAAGGACTTGTCGCGCTCCTGGTCGAGGAGGGCGGCCCCTCGATCCTGGCGGTGCCCGTCAGCGCCCGGGAAGGCCTCTGTCTGAGTGCGGAGACAGCCTCCCAGGTCACCTGGCCCCCGCTGCTGCGTCGGTGCCTGGAGGTCCAGGGGGGGACCCTGGACGAGGTGCACCTAGGAGTCGATGACGACGCTGTCCTGCGCGCCGAGCTCGTCCTGCGCCAGACCGGATCGTCTCCTGGCACCAGCCGGGTGCCCTGCGCCCCCGCCGATGCCCTCATGGTCTCGCGCATCAGCCGGGTCCCCTTGCGAGCCAGTGATGACCTGCTGCGTCTGCGTGGGGTCGACCTCGGGGAGGAGAGCATCTCGCAGCAGGTTGCACGGTGGCGTCAGGACCTTCATGCGGGCTCGGCGGAAGACTGGTGACCACGCCGCGACACGCGGGACAGATGTGACTGGTGTGACTATGGATGTGACATGTCGCACATAGACTGCCTGACTGGATT containing:
- a CDS encoding DUF151 domain-containing protein, which gives rise to MHDMRLVAIRSTSPDEGLVALLVEEGGPSILAVPVSAREGLCLSAETASQVTWPPLLRRCLEVQGGTLDEVHLGVDDDAVLRAELVLRQTGSSPGTSRVPCAPADALMVSRISRVPLRASDDLLRLRGVDLGEESISQQVARWRQDLHAGSAEDW
- a CDS encoding MerR family transcriptional regulator is translated as MSPAVRKAATSSQAAGAQTSSDVLTWPQGISHEPSMKIGEVVDQLRASFPALSISKVRYLESEGLIHPHRVGNGYRQYSKADVERLRFTLAAQRDEYLPLSVIRERLEQLDRQPASGGRIARVVASHGRLVDEDGPLDLTELMRRSGASEEQVDELIAIGVITADARGTFRPTAVRAAELAMRIHRLGLPLRNLRAIRTAAEREADLIDHVVQHQRPRSAQAAEQTATTLAASVAGLHEELLRRTVESLG